The Sebastes umbrosus isolate fSebUmb1 chromosome 23, fSebUmb1.pri, whole genome shotgun sequence genome contains a region encoding:
- the rbm17 gene encoding splicing factor 45 isoform X1, which yields MSLYDDLGVGASDTKTEGWSKNFKLLQSQLKVKKAALTQAKTQRMKQTTVLAPVIDLKRGGSSDERQIIDTPPHAAAGLKDPVPSGFSSGDVLIPLADEYDPMFPNDYEKVVKRHREERQRQREQERQKEIEEREKKRKDRHDGGAPSGFSRFPAAEGESDEEEDFEAERRKRSMGGAAIAPPSSLVDKDGSSYTYEDEGRPSRGSKAAIPPPMYEDSDRPRSPPGPTSSFLANMGGTVAHKIMQKYGFKEGQGLGKHEQGLSTALSVEKTSKRGGKIIIGDAAEKPGSSQAGAPETSSGGFSADSCKKSDANPLTEILKNPTKVVLLRNMVGRGEVDEDLEGETKEECEKYGKVVKCVIFEIAVVTDDEAVRIFLEFERVESAIKAVVDLNGRYFGGRVVKACFYNLDKFRVLDLGEQV from the exons ATGTCGCTGTATGATGACCTCGGTGTGGGTGCCAGTGACACCAAAACCGAAGGTTGGTCCAAGAACTTCAAGCTGCTGCAGTCCCAGCTGAAGGTGAAGAAGGCGGCTCTGACCCAGGCCAAG acccAGCGAATGAAGCAGACCACTGTCTTGGCTCCGGTTATTGATCTAAAGAGAGGAGGCTCCAGTGATGAGAGACAAATCATAGACACTCCTCCACATGCTGCCGCTGGACTGAAG GACCCTGTGCCCAGTGGTTTCTCCTCTGGCGATGTGCTAATCCCGTTGGCAGACGAGTACGATCCGATGTTCCCCAACGACTACGAGAAGGTGGTGAAGCGACACCGAGAAGAACGACAGCGACAGAGGGAGCAGGAGAGGCAGAAGGAGATcgaggagagagaaaa GAAGAGGAAAGACCGGCACGATGGTGGAGCTCCAAGCGGTTTCTCTCGTTTCCCTGCAGCAGAGGGCGAGtcggacgaggaggaggacttCGAGGCGGAGCGGAGGAAACGAA GTATGGGTGGAGCAGCTATCGCCCCTCCTTCTTCACTTGTGGACAAGGATG gcTCATCATACACCTACGAAGATGAAGGTCGTCCTTCCAGAGGCTCAAAGGCCGCCATCCCTCCACCGATGTATGAGGACTCAGATCGACCACGGTCACCGCCCGGACCGACCAGCTCCTTCCTGGCCAACATGGG AGGTACGGTGGCCCATAAGATCATGCAGAAGTACGGCTTCAAAGAAGGCCAGGGCCTGGGGAAGCACGAGCAGGGCCTCAGCACGGCGCTGTCTGTGGAGAAGACCAGCAAGAGAGGTGGGAAGATCATCATCGGCGACGCTGCAGAAAAAC CAGGGTCCAGCCAGGCAGGTGCTCCTGAGACTTCAAGCGGAGGCTTTTCAG CGGACTCTTGCAAGAAGTCGGATGCCAACCCGCTCACAGAGATCCTCAAAAACCCGACCAAAGTGGTCCTGCTGAGa AACATGGTGGGTCGAGGAGAGGTGGACGAAGACCTGGAGGGGGAGACGAAAGAAGAGTGCGAGAAATACGGCAAAGTGgttaaatgtgtcatttttgaG ATTGCAGTGGTGACAGATGATGAAGCGGTCAGGATATTTCTGGAGTTTGAGAGGGTGGAGTCAGCCATCAAAG ctGTGGTGGATCTGAACGGACGTTATTTCGGCGGGCGAGTCGTCAAGGCCTGCTTCTACAATCTAGACAAGTTTCGGGTTCTGGACCTCGGCGAGCAGGTCTGA
- the rbm17 gene encoding splicing factor 45 isoform X2: protein MSLYDDLGVGASDTKTEGWSKNFKLLQSQLKVKKAALTQAKTQRMKQTTVLAPVIDLKRGGSSDERQIIDTPPHAAAGLKDPVPSGFSSGDVLIPLADEYDPMFPNDYEKVVKRHREERQRQREQERQKEIEEREKKRKDRHDGGAPSGFSRFPAAEGESDEEEDFEAERRKRSMGGAAIAPPSSLVDKDGSSYTYEDEGRPSRGSKAAIPPPMYEDSDRPRSPPGPTSSFLANMGGTVAHKIMQKYGFKEGQGLGKHEQGLSTALSVEKTSKRGGKIIIGDAAEKPDSCKKSDANPLTEILKNPTKVVLLRNMVGRGEVDEDLEGETKEECEKYGKVVKCVIFEIAVVTDDEAVRIFLEFERVESAIKAVVDLNGRYFGGRVVKACFYNLDKFRVLDLGEQV, encoded by the exons ATGTCGCTGTATGATGACCTCGGTGTGGGTGCCAGTGACACCAAAACCGAAGGTTGGTCCAAGAACTTCAAGCTGCTGCAGTCCCAGCTGAAGGTGAAGAAGGCGGCTCTGACCCAGGCCAAG acccAGCGAATGAAGCAGACCACTGTCTTGGCTCCGGTTATTGATCTAAAGAGAGGAGGCTCCAGTGATGAGAGACAAATCATAGACACTCCTCCACATGCTGCCGCTGGACTGAAG GACCCTGTGCCCAGTGGTTTCTCCTCTGGCGATGTGCTAATCCCGTTGGCAGACGAGTACGATCCGATGTTCCCCAACGACTACGAGAAGGTGGTGAAGCGACACCGAGAAGAACGACAGCGACAGAGGGAGCAGGAGAGGCAGAAGGAGATcgaggagagagaaaa GAAGAGGAAAGACCGGCACGATGGTGGAGCTCCAAGCGGTTTCTCTCGTTTCCCTGCAGCAGAGGGCGAGtcggacgaggaggaggacttCGAGGCGGAGCGGAGGAAACGAA GTATGGGTGGAGCAGCTATCGCCCCTCCTTCTTCACTTGTGGACAAGGATG gcTCATCATACACCTACGAAGATGAAGGTCGTCCTTCCAGAGGCTCAAAGGCCGCCATCCCTCCACCGATGTATGAGGACTCAGATCGACCACGGTCACCGCCCGGACCGACCAGCTCCTTCCTGGCCAACATGGG AGGTACGGTGGCCCATAAGATCATGCAGAAGTACGGCTTCAAAGAAGGCCAGGGCCTGGGGAAGCACGAGCAGGGCCTCAGCACGGCGCTGTCTGTGGAGAAGACCAGCAAGAGAGGTGGGAAGATCATCATCGGCGACGCTGCAGAAAAAC CGGACTCTTGCAAGAAGTCGGATGCCAACCCGCTCACAGAGATCCTCAAAAACCCGACCAAAGTGGTCCTGCTGAGa AACATGGTGGGTCGAGGAGAGGTGGACGAAGACCTGGAGGGGGAGACGAAAGAAGAGTGCGAGAAATACGGCAAAGTGgttaaatgtgtcatttttgaG ATTGCAGTGGTGACAGATGATGAAGCGGTCAGGATATTTCTGGAGTTTGAGAGGGTGGAGTCAGCCATCAAAG ctGTGGTGGATCTGAACGGACGTTATTTCGGCGGGCGAGTCGTCAAGGCCTGCTTCTACAATCTAGACAAGTTTCGGGTTCTGGACCTCGGCGAGCAGGTCTGA